From the genome of Varibaculum prostatecancerukia, one region includes:
- a CDS encoding carboxylate--amine ligase has product MEDHQDIAFQPVILGTDIGTYALAVSFHQRWKVKPTIVTTQILGPIMFSGIIDTRVVDPQTLPDPDSEIPLIDGLIALAPKLQKDYSGKKLLLIANIDSNVRDIMRREEELRKYYAFAFPSLKIIEDTSDKVKFPRLAAEHGLNVPKTLEIDFSGSLEGELAKLEQVGEPFPWIIKPATSAGYERLKWPGKAKVYTVSNKEEAQKLLADLYQHTHENPHARRFVLQPRVEGNDSFNLSVTAYVDQNARVTMLGSAQVLLEDHSPTALGNPVAMITEPYPRLYEQVSSFLKGVGWHGFANFDFKVDSRTGIAYCFEVNPRIGRNSYYNTSAGMNPMRFFVEDVVEGKAVSPQRLAKRVYYSILPKRLVLRYVDKQMGKKIKTLYRQKKNHDPLFYPADFGFSLRGLKRFGYVMIARENHWRKYHHNYPVARFREGETRSLDTSALTQP; this is encoded by the coding sequence GTGGAAGACCATCAGGATATAGCGTTTCAACCAGTTATTTTAGGTACCGATATTGGTACCTATGCGTTGGCAGTATCCTTCCATCAGAGGTGGAAAGTAAAACCTACCATCGTCACCACCCAAATCCTGGGGCCAATAATGTTTTCCGGCATTATCGACACTCGCGTAGTTGACCCACAGACTCTGCCCGATCCGGACTCGGAAATCCCCCTAATTGATGGCTTGATTGCACTCGCTCCGAAACTGCAAAAAGATTATTCGGGGAAGAAACTGCTGCTAATTGCAAATATTGATTCCAATGTGCGCGATATTATGCGACGCGAGGAAGAGCTGCGTAAATATTATGCATTTGCTTTCCCCTCCCTAAAAATTATTGAGGATACCTCCGATAAAGTGAAGTTTCCGAGGCTCGCTGCCGAACATGGTTTGAACGTTCCCAAAACTTTGGAGATCGACTTTTCCGGTTCCTTAGAGGGAGAGCTAGCCAAACTTGAGCAAGTAGGCGAGCCTTTCCCTTGGATTATTAAACCAGCTACTAGTGCCGGTTATGAACGTCTTAAATGGCCAGGCAAAGCCAAGGTTTACACGGTTTCCAATAAAGAGGAAGCTCAAAAGCTACTAGCTGACCTGTATCAGCACACTCATGAAAATCCGCACGCCCGCCGCTTCGTGCTGCAGCCTCGGGTGGAAGGCAATGATAGTTTTAATCTCTCGGTGACCGCTTACGTTGATCAAAATGCCCGGGTGACTATGCTGGGATCAGCCCAGGTGTTACTGGAGGATCATTCTCCCACTGCTCTCGGGAATCCAGTAGCGATGATTACCGAGCCCTACCCGCGTCTATATGAGCAGGTGAGCAGCTTTCTAAAGGGAGTAGGGTGGCACGGTTTCGCCAACTTTGACTTTAAAGTAGATTCGCGCACCGGGATTGCCTACTGCTTCGAGGTAAACCCCCGTATTGGACGGAACTCGTATTACAACACTTCTGCTGGCATGAATCCGATGAGGTTCTTTGTTGAGGACGTAGTTGAGGGGAAAGCGGTTTCCCCTCAACGTTTAGCAAAGCGGGTCTATTACTCAATCCTGCCGAAACGTTTAGTCTTGCGTTATGTAGATAAACAGATGGGTAAGAAGATCAAAACCCTATACCGTCAAAAGAAAAACCATGATCCTCTGTTCTACCCGGCGGATTTTGGTTTTAGTCTGCGCGGCCTGAAACGTTTTGGGTACGTAATGATTGCCCGGGAAAATCATTGGAGAAAATATCACCATAACTATCCGGTCGCTAGATTCCGCGAAGGGGAAACGCGTTCCCTCGACACGTCTGCGCTAACCCAACCCTAG
- the treZ gene encoding malto-oligosyltrehalose trehalohydrolase, whose protein sequence is MNLDSCDWDFEGVPPWELTAGCGRVPLWAPDKKQVNLLVGSPDNPRKTSMIRYGQWWLAPRPLPNGTTYAFEVDGNGPFPDPRARLYIPGSELWVKTADIAAIKHTSSWQPSEKLLGKVWYELHIGTFTAQGTLRAAIEKLPYLADLGVEVIELMPIAVFPGERGWGYDGVGLYALFNPYGTPEDLVAFIDEAHNLGIAVAQDLVLNHLGSSGNYLSQFAPYFSGRHETPWGDGYNLDGPDSAPVRDFLIGSALALLADYGFDGLRLDAVHEIQDDSELHLLAELSQEVENLSEELGRPLTLVAESDLNDPLMVTAVDEGGYGMDGQWDDDIHHGIHVAFTGETQGYYEDFADPEALTKIYSQVFYHNGTLSSFRGKNWGAPVPADMERNRFFGFASNHDQVGNRALGDRPSEKLSPGLLAGQAALILASPFTPMLFQGEEWGSRSRFQFFTDYADEGIGKAVDEGRKLEFASHDWDKIYGGEVEVPSPQALSTFLNSKLLWQELSETEHKKMLAWYRHLIALRREGVFADFIALERQRKLLILKTEGARVIVNLHSSSANIKDLLAEVEDGTYFSFTSGKLESSPAKILGEDTLLIIA, encoded by the coding sequence ATGAATCTAGATTCCTGTGACTGGGATTTTGAGGGGGTTCCTCCCTGGGAACTGACCGCTGGATGCGGGCGGGTACCATTGTGGGCACCGGATAAAAAGCAGGTAAACCTACTGGTAGGCTCGCCGGATAATCCCCGGAAAACTTCCATGATTAGATATGGGCAGTGGTGGCTAGCTCCGCGACCACTGCCCAACGGGACCACCTATGCATTTGAAGTAGACGGAAACGGCCCCTTCCCTGATCCGCGGGCACGCTTGTATATTCCCGGCAGTGAACTTTGGGTAAAGACCGCTGATATTGCCGCTATTAAACACACCTCTAGCTGGCAACCCAGTGAAAAACTACTGGGCAAGGTCTGGTACGAATTGCATATAGGGACTTTCACCGCCCAGGGAACCCTGCGGGCAGCCATAGAAAAACTCCCCTATCTCGCCGATTTGGGAGTCGAAGTCATCGAACTAATGCCCATCGCAGTGTTCCCTGGCGAGCGCGGGTGGGGATATGACGGGGTCGGTTTATACGCCCTCTTCAACCCTTATGGCACCCCGGAAGATTTGGTGGCGTTTATCGATGAGGCGCACAACCTGGGAATCGCGGTAGCCCAAGACCTGGTCTTGAACCATTTGGGCTCCTCCGGAAACTATTTAAGTCAGTTCGCTCCTTACTTCTCCGGTCGCCACGAAACTCCCTGGGGTGATGGCTACAACTTAGATGGCCCCGATAGCGCCCCGGTACGCGATTTCTTGATCGGCTCAGCTTTGGCTTTACTGGCTGACTATGGGTTCGACGGCCTGCGCCTAGATGCGGTTCACGAAATCCAAGACGATTCCGAGCTGCATCTTTTAGCCGAACTTTCCCAAGAAGTCGAGAACCTTTCTGAAGAACTGGGGAGGCCATTAACCCTAGTGGCTGAATCTGATCTCAACGATCCCCTAATGGTCACTGCCGTTGATGAGGGCGGCTACGGAATGGATGGGCAATGGGATGACGATATCCACCACGGTATTCACGTAGCTTTTACCGGAGAAACCCAAGGGTATTACGAAGATTTCGCAGACCCCGAGGCCCTAACCAAGATATATTCGCAGGTCTTTTACCATAACGGCACCCTCTCTAGTTTCCGCGGCAAGAACTGGGGGGCTCCAGTTCCGGCAGATATGGAGCGCAACCGTTTCTTTGGCTTTGCGTCTAACCACGATCAGGTAGGGAATCGCGCTTTAGGGGATCGCCCCAGCGAGAAACTTTCACCGGGGCTTCTGGCTGGTCAAGCTGCTTTAATTTTAGCTTCCCCCTTTACCCCGATGCTCTTCCAAGGCGAAGAATGGGGAAGTCGCTCCCGTTTCCAATTCTTTACCGACTATGCCGATGAGGGCATCGGTAAAGCGGTGGATGAGGGACGCAAACTAGAGTTCGCTTCTCATGACTGGGATAAAATTTACGGCGGCGAGGTGGAAGTTCCCTCTCCGCAAGCCCTTTCCACGTTTTTAAACTCCAAGCTGCTCTGGCAGGAGCTTTCTGAGACCGAACATAAAAAGATGCTCGCCTGGTATCGGCACTTAATCGCGTTGCGCCGCGAGGGCGTCTTCGCTGATTTTATTGCTCTTGAACGTCAGCGAAAGCTACTGATCTTAAAAACGGAAGGCGCTCGGGTAATAGTGAACTTGCATAGCAGCTCCGCTAACATCAAAGATTTGCTTGCAGAGGTAGAGGACGGAACCTACTTTTCCTTTACCTCCGGGAAACTGGAAAGTTCGCCCGCGAAAATCTTGGGCGAAGACACCCTGCTAATCATCGCTTAG
- the treY gene encoding malto-oligosyltrehalose synthase → MTGQHSHLPSGDRHTPISTYRLQLSSEFTFEDARKHLGYWRDLGITDLFLSPILQAVPGSMHGYDVVDHKHISKELGGRAQFEKLAADAHQAGFGIVVDLVPNHMAVPTPVWLNRPMWSVLKRGKDSPYAHWFDIDIDQPILMPILGKRIGQVLADQELKLEQMVIPTEPERGEQWILRYYDHYFPVAAGTEALPLEVLVERQHYRLAHWKVADEELNYRRFFDVDTLAALRVEERDVFDSTHALLLELFNQGYIDAFRIDHPDGLADPAGYFHWLSEATGGAWIAGEKILEGAERLPNDWPIAGTTGYDTSWRLTALQVDPRASLPLGTLMQTLTADSPSSYPQMQREAKAQIIDTSLAAEVRRIGQLVWKICQNDFRLRDYTFRYLVDCLRELIIEMPCYRAYVTVGEPAPALSREIVEAAAGRALRHLEPEHSDTMAVVIALVLGDEIGSAALKESDLDRKEFLVRFQQVCGAVMAKGVEDTTFYRWTHLLCLNEVGSSPQAFGISSDSLHLFARDIQTNWPATMTTNSTHDTKRCEDVRMRLAVISQYPTLWAEVVSNLRAVTQPYCPNDLDGRSENMLWQTLIGTWDDNGPITPSRLREYLVKAIREQKTWTTWTAPDITRENELLDYAEKILADPQVAEIVSRWQSETGLATRYTIVANKALQLTMPGVADVYQGSEITQTSLVDPDNRRPVDFTALAEALSRLDREGLDHAGSPTIDDLKLNLTAAILRLRRRRPDCFVSASATYEALALSTGYAVAFARGTESTGPQIVTLARRLSGVLARYQGDFSPEHTVVLPEGSWKDICSNEVFSGGMQSLEELLAKRGARILERVE, encoded by the coding sequence ATGACCGGCCAACATTCCCACTTGCCGTCAGGCGATAGGCACACTCCCATCAGCACTTATCGTCTGCAACTAAGTTCTGAGTTCACTTTCGAAGACGCGCGCAAGCACCTGGGATATTGGCGTGATCTAGGGATCACCGATCTGTTCCTCTCCCCCATTTTGCAAGCAGTTCCCGGCTCTATGCACGGCTATGACGTAGTAGACCATAAACATATCTCCAAAGAACTTGGGGGGCGCGCCCAATTTGAAAAACTAGCCGCTGATGCCCACCAGGCAGGCTTTGGAATTGTAGTTGACCTGGTACCTAACCATATGGCAGTGCCGACCCCGGTGTGGCTTAATCGCCCCATGTGGTCCGTGCTCAAACGCGGGAAGGATTCTCCTTACGCGCACTGGTTCGATATTGATATTGACCAGCCGATTCTGATGCCCATCCTGGGTAAGCGGATCGGGCAAGTATTAGCTGATCAAGAGCTCAAACTCGAGCAAATGGTAATCCCTACCGAACCCGAACGGGGCGAGCAATGGATTCTGCGCTACTATGACCACTATTTCCCGGTGGCAGCCGGCACCGAAGCCCTGCCCCTAGAAGTCTTGGTGGAGCGGCAACACTACCGTCTGGCGCATTGGAAAGTAGCCGATGAAGAACTTAACTATCGCCGCTTTTTCGACGTAGACACCCTGGCAGCGTTGCGGGTAGAAGAACGCGACGTGTTTGACTCCACCCACGCCCTACTTCTGGAACTTTTCAACCAGGGATATATCGATGCCTTCCGGATTGATCACCCCGATGGACTGGCTGACCCCGCCGGCTATTTCCACTGGCTGTCGGAAGCTACCGGGGGCGCTTGGATAGCGGGAGAAAAGATCCTTGAGGGCGCCGAGCGACTTCCTAACGACTGGCCAATTGCCGGCACTACCGGCTATGACACCTCTTGGAGACTGACCGCCCTGCAGGTAGACCCGCGTGCATCCTTGCCGCTGGGAACCCTGATGCAGACTTTGACCGCAGATTCGCCCTCCTCTTATCCGCAAATGCAGCGCGAAGCTAAGGCGCAGATTATTGACACTTCCCTGGCCGCGGAAGTGCGGCGCATCGGGCAATTAGTTTGGAAAATTTGTCAAAATGATTTCCGCCTGCGTGATTACACTTTCCGTTATCTAGTGGATTGCTTGCGGGAACTAATTATCGAAATGCCCTGTTACCGCGCCTATGTAACCGTAGGAGAACCCGCCCCCGCACTCTCGCGGGAAATTGTAGAGGCCGCAGCGGGGCGCGCCCTGCGCCACCTGGAACCGGAGCACTCTGACACTATGGCGGTGGTGATTGCCCTGGTACTCGGGGATGAAATCGGATCCGCAGCTTTGAAAGAAAGCGACCTGGACCGAAAAGAATTCCTAGTCCGCTTCCAGCAGGTTTGCGGAGCAGTGATGGCTAAAGGAGTAGAAGATACTACCTTCTATCGTTGGACCCACCTGCTGTGTCTAAATGAAGTAGGTTCCAGCCCGCAAGCATTCGGGATTTCTTCCGATAGCCTGCATTTGTTTGCCCGCGATATTCAAACTAACTGGCCAGCCACTATGACCACCAACTCCACTCACGACACCAAACGTTGTGAGGATGTGCGGATGCGTCTGGCAGTTATCAGCCAATACCCCACACTGTGGGCCGAGGTAGTTTCAAATCTGCGTGCGGTCACCCAACCGTATTGTCCTAATGACCTGGATGGGCGCAGCGAAAATATGCTGTGGCAAACACTTATCGGCACCTGGGATGACAACGGCCCGATTACGCCTTCCCGTTTGCGAGAGTATTTAGTTAAAGCGATTAGGGAACAAAAAACTTGGACTACTTGGACAGCCCCGGATATAACCCGGGAAAATGAACTGCTTGATTATGCAGAAAAGATCCTGGCTGATCCGCAGGTAGCCGAGATTGTTTCCCGCTGGCAGAGCGAAACCGGCCTGGCTACCCGCTATACCATCGTGGCTAATAAGGCTTTGCAACTAACCATGCCGGGGGTTGCTGATGTCTATCAAGGCTCAGAAATCACGCAAACTTCCCTGGTAGACCCAGATAATCGCCGCCCGGTTGATTTCACGGCGCTGGCGGAGGCACTTTCGCGCCTTGATCGTGAAGGTCTAGATCATGCTGGGAGTCCCACCATAGATGATTTGAAACTGAACTTGACAGCCGCTATTTTGCGGCTGCGGCGCCGCCGCCCAGACTGTTTCGTTTCTGCCTCCGCCACCTATGAGGCGCTCGCCCTCTCTACTGGCTACGCAGTAGCTTTTGCGCGAGGAACCGAAAGTACCGGGCCACAAATCGTGACTCTTGCCCGTCGCCTTTCCGGCGTCCTCGCCCGTTATCAAGGTGATTTCAGCCCGGAACATACCGTGGTTCTACCGGAAGGATCGTGGAAAGATATTTGTTCAAATGAGGTTTTCTCCGGGGGAATGCAGAGCTTGGAGGAACTGTTAGCCAAACGCGGCGCGCGGATACTAGAACGGGTGGAATAA
- the glgX gene encoding glycogen debranching protein GlgX: MEIWPGKPYPLGATYDGAGVNFAVFSEVATEVYLCLIAEDGSEERIELREVDHHVWHCYIPGLRDEQRYGFRVEGPYDPEQGHRCDINKFLLDPYARATDGVVGAKQSLYSYEWNDPSEPNHDDSLPDMAVSVVTTPYFDWGNDRPPGHDLHKLVIYEAHVKGFTKLNEQIPEKERGTYAGIANPVTIEYLKNLGVNALELMPVHQFVNDSTLQERGLSNYWGYNTIGFFAPHAEYRSQDVVDGQVQEFKQMVKNLHQAGIEVILDVVYNHTAEGNHMGPTLSFKGLDNASYYRLVEDDKAHYFDTTGTGNSLLMRSPAVLQLIMDSLRYWAIEMHVDGFRFDLASTLARELHDVDKLSAFFDIIHQDPVLSQLKLIAEPWDVGDGGYQVGGFPSMWSEWNGKYRDTVRDFWRGNYATLPEFASRFCGSPDLYEQSGRRPNASINFVTAHDGFTMNDLVSYNEKHNEANGEGGGDGESHNRSWNCGVEGPTDDPEIIKLRARQHRNFLTTLFLSQGVPMLPMGDEIARTQKGNNNTYCQDNELSWMDWSFEEAEEDDYRNRLLGFTKHLIKFRNDHPVFHRRRFFAGAPSRGGQSELGEIEWFAPDGQNMTEEAWNNEEARSLMIFLNGEAIREPDSRGKRIVDDSFLLLFNADPEPCTFQIPEGYGSGWKIAISTMEDVPDSETEYSENDQLELLDRSVVVLIREVAEE, from the coding sequence ATGGAGATTTGGCCAGGAAAACCGTATCCGCTCGGCGCTACCTATGACGGAGCCGGGGTGAACTTTGCAGTATTTAGCGAGGTCGCAACCGAAGTCTATCTTTGCTTAATAGCAGAAGACGGCAGCGAGGAACGCATCGAACTGCGCGAAGTCGACCACCACGTGTGGCATTGCTATATTCCGGGACTGCGCGATGAACAGCGCTATGGTTTCCGGGTGGAAGGCCCCTACGATCCAGAGCAAGGCCACCGCTGCGACATAAATAAGTTTTTGCTCGACCCTTATGCGAGAGCAACTGATGGAGTCGTGGGAGCAAAACAGTCTTTGTATTCCTACGAGTGGAACGACCCCAGTGAACCTAACCATGATGATTCCTTGCCGGATATGGCGGTTTCGGTAGTAACCACTCCCTATTTCGATTGGGGAAATGATCGGCCACCCGGACATGACCTGCATAAACTGGTTATTTACGAGGCGCACGTCAAAGGGTTCACCAAGCTAAATGAGCAGATCCCAGAAAAGGAACGCGGTACCTATGCGGGGATTGCTAACCCGGTGACTATCGAATATCTGAAGAATCTGGGAGTAAACGCCCTCGAACTGATGCCGGTACACCAGTTCGTTAACGACTCCACCCTGCAAGAGCGGGGTCTATCAAACTATTGGGGCTATAACACCATCGGTTTTTTTGCTCCCCACGCCGAATACCGCTCCCAAGACGTGGTTGATGGGCAAGTTCAAGAGTTCAAGCAAATGGTGAAAAACCTGCATCAGGCGGGGATCGAAGTAATCCTAGACGTGGTCTATAACCACACCGCGGAAGGTAACCATATGGGGCCGACTCTCTCTTTTAAAGGGTTAGACAACGCCTCCTACTATCGCCTGGTAGAGGACGATAAAGCGCACTATTTCGACACCACCGGAACGGGGAATTCTCTGCTGATGCGCTCTCCGGCAGTGCTCCAACTGATTATGGATTCTTTGCGTTACTGGGCAATCGAGATGCACGTGGATGGTTTCCGTTTCGATCTGGCCTCTACTTTGGCTCGCGAACTCCACGACGTGGATAAGCTGTCCGCATTTTTCGATATTATCCACCAGGATCCGGTACTTTCCCAGCTAAAACTAATCGCCGAACCCTGGGATGTTGGCGATGGCGGCTACCAGGTGGGCGGTTTCCCCTCCATGTGGAGCGAATGGAACGGCAAATATCGGGACACCGTCCGGGACTTTTGGCGCGGCAACTACGCCACTTTGCCCGAGTTTGCCTCCCGCTTCTGCGGCAGTCCCGATTTGTATGAACAAAGCGGACGCCGCCCAAATGCTTCTATCAACTTCGTAACCGCCCACGACGGCTTCACCATGAACGACCTGGTTTCCTATAACGAGAAACATAACGAGGCCAACGGTGAGGGCGGAGGCGATGGGGAGTCCCATAACCGGTCCTGGAACTGCGGGGTGGAAGGCCCGACCGATGACCCAGAAATTATTAAACTTAGGGCGCGTCAACACCGTAACTTCCTCACTACTCTCTTCCTCTCCCAAGGGGTACCGATGTTGCCTATGGGAGACGAGATTGCCCGTACTCAAAAAGGAAACAACAACACCTATTGCCAGGACAATGAACTTTCCTGGATGGATTGGTCATTCGAAGAGGCTGAAGAGGACGACTATCGAAATAGGCTCCTCGGGTTCACTAAACACCTGATTAAATTCCGTAACGATCACCCGGTGTTCCATCGGCGACGTTTCTTCGCGGGTGCTCCTTCACGCGGCGGGCAATCCGAGCTGGGAGAGATTGAATGGTTTGCACCCGATGGGCAAAATATGACCGAGGAAGCCTGGAATAACGAAGAAGCGCGTTCCCTAATGATTTTCCTAAACGGCGAGGCTATTCGGGAGCCAGATTCTCGCGGAAAACGCATTGTTGATGATTCCTTCCTGTTGCTATTTAACGCTGACCCGGAGCCCTGTACTTTCCAGATTCCCGAAGGCTACGGTTCGGGCTGGAAGATTGCGATTTCCACTATGGAGGACGTCCCAGACAGCGAAACTGAGTACAGCGAAAACGACCAACTAGAGCTACTAGATCGCTCGGTAGTGGTACTAATCCGCGAAGTGGCGGAGGAATAA